The following proteins come from a genomic window of Phnomibacter ginsenosidimutans:
- a CDS encoding isoamylase early set domain-containing protein, translating to MVQKTYFKTKDYAKVKFTISPENAETVAVLGLNGDWETTVDMKKKKDGSFATEVTLPKNSKHEFKYLVNAQEWLNEPEADEQVANAFGGSNSLILID from the coding sequence ATGGTACAAAAGACTTACTTCAAGACAAAAGATTACGCCAAAGTAAAGTTCACCATCAGCCCTGAAAATGCTGAAACTGTAGCGGTTTTGGGCCTCAATGGCGACTGGGAAACCACAGTTGACATGAAAAAGAAAAAGGATGGTTCATTTGCCACTGAAGTAACCCTGCCCAAAAACTCAAAGCACGAATTCAAATATCTTGTAAATGCGCAGGAGTGGTTGAACGAACCAGAAGCTGACGAGCAGGTAGCCAACGCCTTTGGCGGAAGCAACAGCCTCATCTTGATTGACTAA
- a CDS encoding Rossmann-like and DUF2520 domain-containing protein — translation MLYFEMMEIVLIGTGNVAAVLAGMLQQAGHQLVQVLGRNAAAVKQLADKYGAEGSTDFSAIRQHVPLYIIAVSDTAIPEVLAQLPKLKGLLVHTAGSVSMQVLATVSPNYGILYPLQSLRKEAPPTAPVPLLTDAATPDDLALLDDIARSLSPITGHANDVQRQWLHMAAIFANNFTNLMYGQAYNICAAQQVPFELLQPLMQETVNRLTNNDPKQWQTGPAARNDSGTIAKHLALLQTQDANMAAMYQFLSQQVSHWMQHKP, via the coding sequence TTGCTTTACTTTGAAATGATGGAAATAGTATTGATAGGAACAGGCAATGTGGCTGCGGTGCTGGCCGGCATGTTGCAGCAAGCCGGGCATCAGTTGGTACAAGTGCTGGGGCGAAATGCAGCAGCCGTGAAGCAGTTGGCCGATAAATATGGAGCTGAGGGCAGCACGGATTTTTCGGCCATCCGGCAACATGTACCATTATATATTATAGCCGTTTCTGACACGGCCATACCCGAAGTGCTGGCACAGCTGCCCAAGCTGAAAGGCCTGCTGGTACACACGGCAGGTTCGGTAAGCATGCAGGTGCTGGCAACTGTATCGCCCAACTATGGCATTTTGTATCCGCTGCAAAGCCTGCGGAAAGAAGCGCCGCCCACCGCCCCCGTGCCACTGCTCACCGATGCTGCCACGCCCGACGATTTGGCGTTGCTCGATGATATAGCCCGCAGCCTCAGCCCCATTACGGGCCATGCCAACGATGTGCAACGCCAGTGGCTGCACATGGCCGCCATTTTTGCCAACAACTTTACTAACCTCATGTATGGACAGGCGTACAACATTTGCGCAGCGCAGCAAGTACCGTTTGAACTGCTGCAACCACTGATGCAGGAAACCGTAAACCGCCTTACCAACAATGACCCGAAACAATGGCAAACCGGCCCTGCCGCCAGAAATGATAGTGGCACGATTGCCAAACATTTGGCGCTGCTGCAAACTCAGGATGCGAACATGGCCGCCATGTATCAATTCCTCTCTCAGCAGGTGAGCCACTGGATGCAGCACAAGCCCTGA
- a CDS encoding GIN domain-containing protein: protein MKQLIAYFLLLISIPAAAQTFVDTQAKKRNVSPFHAIEASSGIEVVIAQGQEIGLAVSASSDEVDKRVITQVVDGVLKIGVENDWKFWKMTKTWRIKVYVSYTSLTDLKASSGASIKGQFEGNSLTCKQNSGGTIAISGHAEKLEIEANSGGIFKGYDFTANFLQANVNSGGGAQVTVKKEITAKANSGGFVTYKGDAIIRSIDVNSGGSVRKSTK from the coding sequence ATGAAACAACTTATCGCCTATTTCTTGCTGCTTATTTCCATTCCGGCGGCAGCCCAAACCTTTGTGGATACCCAAGCAAAAAAGCGGAATGTATCGCCCTTTCATGCCATAGAAGCTAGTTCAGGCATTGAAGTAGTGATTGCTCAGGGGCAGGAAATCGGATTGGCCGTTAGTGCCAGCTCAGATGAAGTAGATAAGCGGGTTATCACCCAGGTTGTAGATGGAGTTTTGAAGATTGGTGTCGAAAACGATTGGAAATTTTGGAAAATGACCAAGACCTGGCGCATTAAAGTGTATGTGAGCTACACATCGCTTACCGATCTTAAAGCCAGTAGCGGTGCCAGCATAAAAGGTCAGTTTGAAGGCAACAGTCTTACTTGTAAGCAAAATAGTGGTGGTACAATTGCCATTTCAGGCCATGCCGAAAAGTTGGAAATTGAAGCGAATAGTGGTGGAATTTTCAAAGGGTATGATTTTACAGCTAATTTTCTGCAAGCCAACGTGAATAGTGGTGGCGGGGCACAGGTAACTGTAAAAAAGGAAATAACCGCTAAGGCCAATAGTGGTGGTTTTGTGACCTATAAAGGCGATGCCATTATTCGCAGTATTGATGTAAACAGCGGGGGCTCTGTAAGAAAATCTACCAAGTAG
- the topA gene encoding type I DNA topoisomerase produces the protein MAKNLLIVESPAKAKTIEKFLGKDFQVKSCYGHIRDLEKDDMGIDIDHGFQPRYVVPDEKQKVVSELRKLAKSSEEVWLASDEDREGESISWHLCEVLDLDPATTKRIVFHEITKPAIQKAVANPRTVNMNLVNAQQARRVLDRIVGFEISPVLWRKIGRQGGLSAGRVQSVAVKLIVDKEREINTFKAESAFVVKAHFTGKDLNGKDVSFSAEGGRFANGQLAEQFLNSCLGAAYKVKDIVVKPGKRTPAAPFTTSTLQQEASRKLGYGVAKTMLIAQKLYEAGHITYMRTDSVNLSDTALGAIGNTIENNYGKRYLQIRKYKNKNESAQEAHEAIRPTYMEHSSIDDAEGARLYDLIWKRTIASQMADAELEKTTAKIGISTNGEELSASGEVIKFDGFLKVYLEGSDEEDEQEDGRLPNLSVGQSVDLLEMTAAEKYSRPTARYTEASLVKKLEELGIGRPSTYAPTISTILKRGYVVKEDREGQQRSVVIWKLKADKVSSATQMENYGAEKAKLFPTDLGFVVTDFLNKHFENVMDYSFTARVEGEFDKVAEGKQQWNSMVRNFYDPFHKEVEETMEHADRATGGASFGRTPRKPQARLCPHGPLWRHDTNWQCG, from the coding sequence ATGGCAAAAAACTTACTCATTGTAGAAAGCCCGGCCAAGGCCAAAACCATCGAAAAATTTCTGGGCAAAGACTTTCAGGTAAAGAGTTGCTACGGCCACATCCGCGACCTGGAAAAGGACGACATGGGCATTGATATTGACCATGGTTTTCAACCACGGTACGTAGTGCCGGATGAAAAACAAAAAGTGGTGAGTGAACTCCGCAAACTGGCAAAATCTTCTGAGGAAGTTTGGTTGGCAAGCGATGAGGACCGTGAAGGAGAAAGCATCAGCTGGCACTTGTGCGAAGTGCTCGATTTGGATCCTGCCACCACCAAGCGGATTGTGTTTCATGAAATCACCAAGCCCGCCATTCAAAAAGCGGTGGCCAACCCTCGTACGGTAAACATGAATCTGGTAAACGCCCAGCAGGCCCGCCGGGTGCTCGACCGCATTGTGGGTTTTGAAATCAGCCCGGTGTTGTGGCGCAAAATTGGCCGCCAGGGTGGCCTGAGTGCCGGCCGTGTGCAAAGCGTTGCAGTAAAACTGATTGTAGATAAGGAAAGAGAAATCAACACGTTTAAGGCGGAGAGTGCTTTTGTAGTAAAAGCACATTTCACCGGCAAAGACCTCAATGGCAAAGACGTGAGTTTCTCTGCAGAAGGTGGTCGTTTTGCCAACGGCCAACTTGCGGAGCAATTTTTAAACAGTTGCCTCGGTGCTGCTTATAAAGTAAAAGATATTGTAGTGAAGCCTGGTAAACGTACACCGGCTGCACCTTTTACCACTTCCACTTTGCAACAGGAAGCAAGCCGCAAGCTGGGCTACGGTGTGGCCAAAACCATGCTCATTGCCCAAAAGTTGTACGAAGCGGGTCACATTACCTACATGCGTACCGATAGTGTGAACCTGAGTGATACGGCTCTCGGCGCCATTGGCAATACCATCGAAAACAACTATGGCAAAAGGTATTTGCAAATACGCAAGTACAAAAACAAAAACGAAAGTGCACAAGAGGCACACGAAGCCATTCGCCCCACGTACATGGAGCATTCCAGCATTGATGATGCAGAAGGTGCCCGCCTGTACGACCTGATTTGGAAACGGACCATCGCTTCGCAAATGGCCGATGCCGAACTGGAAAAAACAACGGCTAAAATTGGCATCAGCACCAATGGCGAAGAACTGTCTGCCAGTGGTGAAGTCATTAAGTTCGATGGCTTTTTGAAAGTATATCTGGAAGGCTCCGATGAAGAAGACGAGCAAGAAGATGGCCGTCTGCCTAACCTGAGTGTGGGCCAGTCTGTTGACTTGCTGGAAATGACGGCTGCTGAAAAATATTCACGCCCAACAGCCCGCTATACAGAAGCGTCGCTGGTAAAGAAACTGGAAGAACTCGGCATTGGCCGTCCTTCTACGTATGCACCAACCATTTCTACCATCCTCAAGCGTGGCTATGTGGTAAAAGAAGACCGCGAAGGGCAGCAACGCAGCGTAGTTATTTGGAAATTGAAAGCTGATAAGGTTTCTTCCGCTACGCAAATGGAAAACTATGGTGCTGAAAAAGCCAAGCTGTTTCCAACGGATCTTGGATTTGTGGTAACCGACTTTTTGAACAAGCATTTTGAAAATGTGATGGACTATTCTTTTACCGCCAGGGTAGAAGGAGAGTTTGATAAAGTAGCCGAAGGCAAGCAGCAGTGGAACAGCATGGTGCGCAACTTTTACGATCCTTTTCATAAGGAAGTAGAAGAAACCATGGAGCATGCCGACCGTGCCACAGGGGGAGCGTCATTTGGGCGAACACCCCGAAAGCCGCAAGCCCGTCTTTGCCCGCATGGGCCGCTTTGGCGCCATGATACAAATTGGCAGTGTGGATGA
- a CDS encoding alpha/beta hydrolase — translation MATQRGMTAAQKLVVEYYKAKLNLMHVLNARWAAASAIDLFQKPYARPRRKDPPIWKEAKRLRLNSGEHQLAGYHWLPKEPNGQKLLIVHGFAGSCKSFEKYIYPSLKKGYEVLAYDAPGHGKSNGSRLNLIIYKWVLEDIIRHHQGFDAYLAHSLGGMSLMLALDALGHKQQNKIALVAPLVEVRSATQNFSRFLQLPANLQALFVEELEKRAGHKMDWFSLPRLLREHQGQVLWVHDRLDDTTPFDDVEPAIPHLPGHVELMVTEGLGHSRIYRDNKVRKRILECW, via the coding sequence ATGGCAACACAACGTGGGATGACGGCAGCGCAAAAACTGGTGGTGGAATATTACAAGGCCAAGCTCAACCTGATGCATGTGCTCAATGCCAGATGGGCAGCCGCTTCAGCCATCGATTTGTTTCAAAAACCGTATGCCCGGCCCCGCCGTAAAGACCCGCCCATTTGGAAAGAAGCCAAGCGGCTGCGGCTCAACTCGGGTGAGCATCAACTGGCCGGCTATCATTGGTTGCCCAAAGAGCCCAACGGGCAAAAACTGCTCATCGTGCATGGCTTTGCCGGCAGCTGCAAATCGTTTGAAAAATACATTTACCCCTCTTTGAAAAAAGGCTACGAAGTGCTGGCCTACGATGCTCCGGGACATGGCAAAAGCAATGGCAGCCGGCTCAACCTCATCATTTACAAATGGGTGCTCGAAGATATAATTCGCCATCACCAAGGGTTTGATGCTTACCTGGCCCACAGCCTTGGCGGCATGAGCCTGATGCTGGCGCTGGATGCCCTCGGCCACAAGCAGCAAAACAAAATTGCACTGGTGGCGCCGCTGGTAGAAGTGCGGTCGGCTACGCAAAACTTCAGCCGCTTTTTGCAATTGCCTGCCAACCTGCAAGCCCTGTTTGTGGAGGAACTGGAAAAGCGGGCCGGTCACAAAATGGATTGGTTTTCGCTGCCCCGCCTGCTGCGGGAGCATCAGGGGCAGGTGCTGTGGGTTCACGACCGGTTGGATGATACCACGCCCTTTGATGATGTGGAGCCTGCCATTCCGCATTTGCCCGGTCATGTGGAACTGATGGTGACAGAAGGGTTGGGCCACAGCCGCATTTACCGCGACAATAAAGTGCGGAAACGCATCCTCGAATGCTGGTAA
- a CDS encoding KdsC family phosphatase translates to MNVLSLFPNIKVFAFDVDGVLTDGTLYLMPEGEMVRRMNIKDGYALQLAVKKGYEVIIISGGQSDLVKERLHKLGIRHVYMQVHDKKQVLQDFLQQASIQLVANAFYGR, encoded by the coding sequence ATGAACGTACTAAGCCTTTTTCCCAACATAAAAGTGTTTGCCTTTGATGTAGACGGAGTGCTGACGGACGGCACATTGTACCTGATGCCCGAGGGTGAAATGGTACGCCGCATGAACATCAAAGACGGCTACGCTTTGCAACTGGCGGTGAAGAAAGGCTATGAAGTCATCATCATTAGTGGTGGCCAATCTGATTTGGTAAAAGAGCGGCTGCACAAATTGGGCATCCGTCATGTGTACATGCAGGTGCACGATAAAAAGCAGGTACTTCAAGACTTTTTGCAGCAAGCATCAATACAGCTTGTCGCAAACGCTTTTTATGGGCGATGA
- a CDS encoding aminotransferase class V-fold PLP-dependent enzyme: protein MNKRSFLKKLSLLGAGTTAFGQSMANWIQLHEGKSATELAADESFWEGIRAGYMLKPEYINLENGYYCIQPQEILQKYQQHIRDVNLQGAYYMRTVQWENKQKAAAKLATVAGCSPEELIITRNTTESLDMIIAGLNWQAGDEAIMAEQDYGAMLDMFAQISKRYGVVCKRLSVPNHPASDDEIVQLYANAITPKTKLLMVCHMINITGQILPVRKIADMAHSKGVQVLVDGAHAFAHIQFNIPDLHCDYYGASLHKWLSVPLGAGLLYVKKDRIDSVWPLLAEGPKPSGDISRLNHIGTHPVATDLTISDAIDFYQQLGPARKEARLRFLQQYWTSKVRKLPNIILNTPEDPQRSCAIANVGIAGIHPAKLAETLLKEFKIYTVAIDGANVHGCRITPNIYTTTTELDVFINALQTMAARA, encoded by the coding sequence ATGAACAAAAGATCCTTTCTCAAAAAACTGAGCCTGCTAGGTGCAGGTACCACTGCTTTTGGACAATCGATGGCCAATTGGATACAATTGCATGAAGGCAAGTCAGCAACAGAACTGGCCGCCGATGAATCTTTTTGGGAAGGAATCCGGGCTGGTTACATGCTCAAGCCCGAGTACATCAATCTGGAAAACGGTTATTACTGTATTCAACCCCAGGAAATTCTACAAAAATATCAGCAACACATTCGGGACGTAAACCTGCAAGGCGCCTACTACATGCGCACCGTGCAGTGGGAAAACAAGCAGAAAGCAGCTGCAAAACTGGCTACTGTTGCCGGCTGCAGTCCTGAGGAACTGATCATCACCCGAAATACCACAGAGAGCCTCGACATGATTATTGCCGGTCTCAACTGGCAAGCGGGGGATGAAGCCATCATGGCCGAGCAGGACTATGGAGCTATGCTCGACATGTTTGCACAAATCAGTAAGCGATATGGGGTAGTTTGTAAGCGGCTATCGGTGCCCAATCATCCGGCCAGCGATGATGAAATTGTGCAGCTGTATGCCAATGCCATCACACCCAAAACAAAGCTCTTGATGGTATGCCATATGATTAATATTACCGGACAAATATTGCCTGTAAGAAAAATTGCGGACATGGCCCACAGCAAAGGGGTTCAGGTATTAGTAGATGGAGCCCATGCATTTGCGCATATCCAATTCAATATACCTGATTTGCACTGCGACTATTACGGTGCCAGTTTGCACAAATGGCTGAGCGTTCCATTAGGTGCCGGTTTGCTGTATGTAAAAAAAGACCGCATTGATAGCGTTTGGCCATTGCTGGCAGAAGGCCCAAAACCATCTGGAGATATTAGCAGGCTCAATCATATTGGCACTCATCCTGTGGCCACCGATTTAACCATTTCCGATGCTATTGATTTTTACCAGCAACTGGGCCCTGCCCGAAAAGAAGCCCGCCTTAGATTTCTGCAGCAATACTGGACCTCGAAGGTGAGGAAACTGCCTAACATCATCCTCAACACGCCAGAGGATCCACAACGTAGCTGTGCCATTGCCAACGTTGGTATCGCTGGTATACATCCTGCAAAACTGGCTGAAACGCTGCTCAAAGAATTCAAGATTTATACGGTAGCCATTGATGGCGCCAACGTGCATGGCTGTAGAATTACCCCCAATATTTATACCACAACTACTGAGTTGGATGTGTTCATCAATGCACTGCAAACGATGGCAGCAAGGGCATAA
- a CDS encoding geranylgeranylglycerol-phosphate geranylgeranyltransferase, with the protein MQLLGHFFRLLRWPNLVFIAITQILFHYFIVLPAANSHAFPLHLQQHLFWLIVAASVLIAGAGYIINDYFDINIDQVNKPDRMVVDRIITRRMAIFWHLVFSGIGVLLSVYVGYKLHNPLIAIGNILCVVLLWVYSTTYKRKMIIGNVLISLLTAWVILIMLVAELPGWWNSIITAADTQASVARLTRIGVLYAAFAFIISLIREVVKDMEDIEGDRRAQCKTLPIVYGVNASKVFAGTWLAILVVMLIVMQTYVLIFQWWYASLYLLVTVTIPLILLFKHLFKATTTIQFAQVSSWLKWIMLAGICSMVFFMLYTR; encoded by the coding sequence ATGCAACTATTAGGTCATTTTTTCCGATTGCTCCGCTGGCCTAATCTGGTGTTTATCGCTATTACACAAATCCTCTTTCACTACTTCATTGTTTTACCTGCTGCCAACAGCCATGCTTTTCCATTGCATTTGCAGCAGCATTTGTTTTGGCTCATCGTAGCAGCCAGTGTGCTCATAGCTGGCGCAGGCTATATCATCAACGATTATTTCGACATCAATATTGATCAGGTAAACAAGCCCGACCGCATGGTGGTAGACCGCATCATTACCAGGCGCATGGCTATATTTTGGCACCTTGTTTTTTCTGGCATCGGCGTATTGCTGAGTGTATATGTTGGCTACAAATTGCACAATCCGCTTATTGCCATCGGCAACATACTTTGTGTAGTGCTGCTGTGGGTGTATTCTACCACCTACAAGCGGAAAATGATTATCGGCAACGTACTCATTTCGCTACTTACAGCATGGGTTATCCTTATCATGTTGGTGGCTGAATTACCCGGCTGGTGGAACAGCATCATCACCGCAGCCGACACACAAGCTTCAGTAGCAAGGCTAACCCGCATTGGGGTGTTGTATGCCGCTTTTGCGTTCATCATTTCACTCATTCGTGAAGTGGTAAAAGACATGGAAGACATAGAAGGCGACCGTCGGGCACAATGCAAAACACTACCCATTGTGTATGGTGTAAATGCTTCAAAAGTATTTGCCGGTACCTGGCTGGCTATCCTCGTAGTAATGCTGATAGTGATGCAAACCTATGTACTCATTTTTCAATGGTGGTATGCATCGTTGTATTTGCTGGTAACAGTTACTATACCGCTAATATTACTATTCAAGCATTTGTTTAAAGCCACTACTACAATACAGTTTGCTCAGGTAAGCAGCTGGCTCAAATGGATAATGCTAGCTGGTATTTGCTCTATGGTTTTCTTTATGTTGTATACCCGATAA
- a CDS encoding topoisomerase C-terminal repeat-containing protein: MPTVPQGERHLGEHPESRKPVFARMGRFGAMIQIGSVDDEEKPLFASLRPGQSIETITLEEALDLFRLPFTLGEFDGKEVSVGIGRFGPYVKHGDAFISLPKGEDPLAVDMARAQALIAEKVQADAPIATYQGQPVTKGKGRFGPFIKWGDLYINVPRRYNFDALTQKDCDELIAAKVEKESNRYIQQWPELKISIENGRWGPYIRFGKKMLKLGKPGKSKYTQEEAAVIDLEEVKSIIVAQVPDAFEKKATAKKAAPKKAAAKKAAPKKAVVKKK, encoded by the coding sequence ATGCCGACCGTGCCACAGGGGGAGCGTCATTTGGGCGAACACCCCGAAAGCCGCAAGCCCGTCTTTGCCCGCATGGGCCGCTTTGGCGCCATGATACAAATTGGCAGTGTGGATGATGAAGAAAAGCCATTGTTTGCCAGCCTTCGCCCCGGCCAAAGTATTGAAACCATTACCCTCGAAGAGGCATTGGATTTGTTCCGTTTGCCCTTCACATTGGGCGAATTTGACGGCAAAGAAGTGAGTGTCGGCATTGGTCGTTTTGGTCCGTATGTAAAACACGGGGATGCTTTCATCAGCCTGCCCAAAGGAGAAGATCCGCTGGCGGTGGATATGGCCCGTGCACAAGCTTTGATAGCCGAAAAGGTTCAGGCAGATGCACCAATCGCTACGTATCAGGGACAACCCGTGACGAAGGGTAAAGGTCGCTTTGGCCCGTTCATCAAATGGGGCGATTTGTACATCAACGTACCACGTCGCTACAACTTTGATGCGCTGACGCAGAAGGATTGCGATGAGCTCATTGCCGCCAAGGTGGAGAAAGAATCGAACCGCTATATACAGCAATGGCCGGAGCTGAAAATCAGTATTGAAAATGGTCGTTGGGGTCCGTACATCCGTTTCGGCAAGAAGATGCTGAAACTGGGTAAGCCTGGCAAAAGCAAGTATACCCAAGAAGAAGCCGCTGTGATTGATTTAGAAGAAGTGAAGTCAATCATTGTAGCGCAGGTGCCCGACGCATTTGAGAAAAAAGCCACCGCAAAAAAAGCGGCACCAAAAAAGGCAGCCGCCAAGAAAGCGGCACCAAAAAAGGCCGTGGTCAAAAAGAAATAA
- a CDS encoding Maf family protein: protein MRSSLPRIILASQSPRRKMLLEWAEVDFEVIVKHTDEIVDPALPIVAVPVAIAREKALAVKQELTRWAEGRTENSTHLPILAADTIVVLNDRIIGKPANREEAVQFLLQLSGQTHKVITGVTLLTATDTFSFADITSVTFHELTQQQIEYYVDKYEPYDKAGAYAIQEWIGVTGIKSIQGDFYNVMGLPVSRVLQLLKEL from the coding sequence ATGAGAAGTTCACTGCCCCGCATCATCTTGGCCAGCCAATCGCCCCGCAGAAAAATGCTGCTCGAATGGGCTGAAGTAGATTTTGAAGTGATTGTAAAACACACCGATGAAATTGTAGACCCGGCGCTGCCTATTGTAGCAGTACCCGTAGCCATAGCACGTGAAAAAGCCTTAGCGGTAAAACAAGAACTTACCCGTTGGGCAGAAGGCCGAACAGAAAATAGTACGCATTTGCCCATACTGGCTGCCGACACCATTGTGGTGCTCAATGACCGCATCATTGGCAAACCCGCCAACCGCGAAGAAGCGGTACAGTTTTTACTTCAGTTGTCTGGGCAAACACACAAGGTGATAACAGGTGTTACCCTACTCACTGCTACTGACACATTTTCCTTTGCAGACATCACCTCCGTTACTTTTCATGAGCTTACACAACAGCAAATAGAATACTACGTAGACAAATACGAACCCTACGACAAAGCCGGAGCCTATGCCATTCAAGAGTGGATTGGTGTAACAGGCATTAAAAGTATTCAGGGTGATTTTTACAACGTAATGGGGCTTCCGGTGAGTCGTGTTTTACAGCTGCTAAAGGAATTGTAA
- a CDS encoding 2Fe-2S iron-sulfur cluster-binding protein produces the protein MYTIHFKFEEKGLDPVTLTKIEAGDSILEIALKNDIELHHNCGGVCACSTCHVYIEKGEDYLPEITDREEDFIDRAVSPRLNSRLGCQCVLEAGSGTIEVTVPDQSQFLGE, from the coding sequence ATGTATACCATTCATTTCAAGTTTGAAGAAAAAGGCCTCGACCCTGTAACACTGACCAAAATAGAAGCCGGTGATTCCATTTTGGAAATTGCCCTGAAAAACGACATCGAACTGCACCACAACTGCGGCGGCGTATGTGCCTGCAGCACTTGCCATGTATACATTGAAAAAGGGGAAGACTACCTGCCGGAAATTACCGACCGTGAAGAAGACTTTATTGACCGTGCAGTGAGCCCCCGCCTCAACAGCCGCCTGGGTTGCCAGTGTGTGCTGGAAGCCGGCAGCGGTACCATTGAAGTAACCGTGCCTGACCAATCACAGTTTTTGGGAGAGTAA
- a CDS encoding MATE family efflux transporter, with product MEAGAFSVSGIMVGWLGATAQAAHQIALNCASTTFMAVLGLSMGSSIRTAHAYGSNDVPRLKRIGVSTIAGGLIYGVVTGLLFILFRYQLPYLFNSEAAVVTLSAQLLLVAALFQVSDSLQAIGAGLCRGIKDVKVPTILVAVAYWVIGIPVGYWLAFEQGWGASGIWWGFVVGLSMAALFLNRRFLRMVSKKVV from the coding sequence ATGGAAGCAGGTGCCTTTAGTGTGAGCGGCATCATGGTTGGTTGGCTTGGTGCCACGGCACAAGCGGCGCACCAAATTGCACTGAACTGTGCCAGCACAACGTTTATGGCAGTGCTGGGCCTTAGCATGGGCAGCAGCATCCGCACGGCACATGCGTATGGCAGTAATGATGTACCAAGGCTCAAACGCATTGGCGTAAGCACCATCGCTGGCGGTTTAATTTATGGCGTGGTCACGGGTTTGTTGTTCATCTTGTTCCGCTATCAATTACCCTATTTATTCAACTCAGAAGCGGCGGTTGTAACGCTGTCGGCGCAACTGTTATTGGTAGCGGCTTTATTTCAGGTAAGTGATAGCCTGCAAGCTATTGGTGCCGGCCTTTGCCGGGGTATTAAGGATGTAAAAGTGCCAACTATACTGGTGGCAGTAGCCTATTGGGTCATCGGCATTCCGGTTGGCTATTGGCTCGCATTTGAACAAGGTTGGGGAGCCAGTGGTATTTGGTGGGGTTTTGTAGTGGGCTTAAGCATGGCTGCGCTATTTTTGAACCGCCGATTTTTGCGAATGGTTTCAAAGAAAGTTGTCTGA
- a CDS encoding MATE family efflux transporter: MLVREFKQTLRLSIPLIVSNVAQVGLGLIDSAMVGSISYKQLAASSFVINAIGIPQVICIGMTIAITALVSIARGQNDTVAASSFLYNGVFLSTLVSIIIASICTIASPLLWHMGQEPEVVALAAPYFKVMIWSLVPMTFFLSMKQFSDALEMTRIGMFLSFMSLPLNALLNWLFIFGNLGLPRMELLGAGVGTLLTRVVEAIVMLYIIFNSKAFTKYVAVKKKLGKYNANVLLNCYTLAFPVACSW, from the coding sequence ATGTTGGTTCGGGAATTCAAACAAACGCTACGGTTATCCATTCCGCTCATTGTAAGCAATGTGGCACAGGTAGGTCTCGGCCTCATCGATAGTGCCATGGTGGGTTCTATCAGTTACAAGCAGTTGGCCGCCAGCAGCTTTGTTATCAATGCCATCGGTATTCCGCAGGTTATATGCATCGGCATGACCATTGCCATCACAGCGTTGGTCAGTATTGCACGTGGGCAAAACGATACAGTGGCAGCCAGCAGCTTTTTATACAACGGCGTTTTTCTCAGCACGTTGGTCAGCATCATCATAGCCAGTATTTGTACCATTGCCTCGCCACTGCTTTGGCACATGGGCCAGGAACCCGAAGTAGTCGCCCTAGCAGCACCCTATTTCAAGGTGATGATTTGGAGCCTGGTGCCCATGACTTTTTTCCTGAGCATGAAACAATTTAGCGATGCGCTGGAAATGACCCGCATCGGCATGTTTCTATCATTCATGAGTTTGCCCTTGAATGCGCTGCTCAACTGGCTGTTCATTTTTGGCAACCTCGGCCTGCCCCGCATGGAACTGTTGGGTGCCGGGGTAGGCACACTGCTTACCCGTGTAGTGGAGGCTATTGTGATGTTGTACATCATTTTCAACAGCAAGGCATTTACCAAATATGTTGCTGTAAAAAAGAAGCTTGGAAAATACAACGCAAACGTATTGCTGAACTGCTACACATTGGCATTCCCAGTGGCCTGCAGTTGGTAA
- the iscX gene encoding Fe-S cluster assembly protein IscX, with amino-acid sequence MSYEPPIHWNDYEDIAIKLYEKFGDEFNEGKIYRIRFTDLLEWVLQIPGFVGTREESNEGHLEMIQSSWVYEWRDNQK; translated from the coding sequence ATGAGCTACGAACCGCCTATTCACTGGAACGACTACGAAGACATTGCCATTAAACTGTATGAAAAGTTTGGCGATGAGTTCAACGAAGGCAAAATTTACCGCATCCGCTTTACTGATTTACTGGAGTGGGTGTTGCAAATTCCTGGCTTTGTGGGTACCCGTGAAGAAAGTAACGAAGGCCATCTGGAAATGATTCAGAGCAGCTGGGTGTACGAGTGGAGAGACAACCAGAAATAG